The sequence AGAGTAATCCAGGAGAAGCAGTCACACATCGGATTCCGCAGACAAAAGTTGGATTCGCCGCCGGAAAAGCAAAATGTAAAGCGGAGTTCATTGCTGAGAAGGCGGAGATGAGACGAAATTGAAATCGGAAGATcgaagtttttgattttttgaataGAAAGATGCAGAAGGAAGGTTGGTGATGATAACTTTGAAGGGATCGCCGTTGATAGGTGTTGTTGGTTCGTTGTAACCGGACAATCAAGATATATAACCGAACAATCAAGATATATAACCGACCGGTATGATATCCGGTTATCTATATATGGGCCATCTTAAACATCGTAActagtaaattttatatatgggccatctttatttatttaacacGACTAAGTTACTAACatttatttcagttttttttttcttctcattttcCTAACTAGAactagtatttttttaatttataaaccaGGAAGTGTATGATTCTTCCTAGGACCAGGTCCAGCACCAGCCAGTACTAATACCGATAACATGGCGTAAGACATTCCTCCCAAGTGAATCGAACTAGGAGTGCAATTGAATATACTCCGAGCACTAAACCACTAAACCAACGCACCGTTTGTTAGAGCTGGTATTTTAACAAACACTAACGTAATCTGAAGAGATAAAACCATTTTCCGTTACTCATAGTGTGTAAATTGATTTATCCAAggaatacaaaaacaaaactgtTCTCAATGCTCTACTTCAGATTAGGTCAGTTAAGTGTGACAATGTATGTACAATTGTGTAAGTTCAAAAAAGCAGTTAAGTGTGACAATGTGTTCTAAGACTCGCCAGTATTCGAAAACTTCAACTATACAATTGATCTTCTCTCCATGAGTAGTAATTAACTAAAGATTCTCTGCGTCGAAGGGGACGTACGTGTTGATTCTTTCGTGTTAAAGGGAACGCTTTAACTCACTTAGCTCTCAAGTGATGAACTAAATCACAAAATTAAAGAAGAAACAATGTAAAAAGGAAGTAATGCAAAAGAGAAACGCTTTTGATGACCGCGTTGCTTTCAAGACTTGGTACTTTTAGTGTTCACGGTTCACACTGCTTAAGGacactttatatatttatcttcgATTTTGAATGAAGATAAACAATTTCCcaaatttttaaagaaaacaaaattaatcctAAATCCTATTCCCTCGAGCGACTCTCTCGTTTCACTTCGTAAAAGTCCACTTCATTAAACAATTATCTTTAACAGAGTAAGTAATACAACTACAAATTCCTTTGTTTCCTTTATCTTTATAATAATCTTGAGTGTAAAAcccattttttacttttatatctATGTCCTTTTCTGGTAGTTTTGTTTAATGATTCTTGTTGCTGTACTTGTATTAGCAATTTGCAAATTGAatgtcaaaatatataaatcatttcAATTTGAATGACCCATTTTACCTTTCTAATAGAAGGCCACTAGACTATTAATTATTGTTAATACAATTCCAAGTTATCCTAACTTTTATGACTGGAAGTAAGAAGATATTATCTTTAACTCTATTACTAAACTCCACCAAACAGgcaataagattttttttaaatgaatagaGTTTCTCATAACAAAAAGaacttaaaaactaaaatacattcttgtaatctatactattaaagcagaattaGGATTCTGCTTTTGGTTTTCCATGATATTTATGTTCCAGTGCCATTCATATTTGTATGCATAAcaacatttattattttcaactAAATTAATCTAAATTCGTTAAgctttcattatttattttcatttaagaTTTTCCAAATTAATTCTAGCATTTATAACTTTCTTCACGTTCAAAATCTTAATAGAGATGATGTGTTTAATAAttgaaaacattaaattatacaTGAACTCTACCAAAGATGTATTCCAAATAATGCTCAAGTAAATTATTGGCCAAATAATACATAGGTTTATTCCAAAAAATGCTCAGCGTAAAtaagaagataaaataaaataaatttagactaataacaaaaatgtaaaaataaatttatattatactcttaaaactttataatataagtaaaataaataCGAGGCAGGTTATTTAAATGAATTATCTTATATtcataaaatgatatttatataaaattttatttaattatacatattttaaacaaaaaaaaattataaaccatgTGTATAAATTTCCAACTTTCACTAAATAATTTTTCGAAAAAATTAATCCTGCGCTGTGAAAATCTAGTTAGTTTCTTATAGTACTAAACACCAAGCTTTAGAAAGCGGGAAGAATAGCATCATGTTAGTTATATAAGTTGGTCCAGTTCGGTGtggaaacaaacaaaattgGCCGGGTTTACTTCAAAGTTTAAACAAACCACTCCGTTAGACCCTGGTCTCGTAATGCATTTTTATAATTGACTATCCGGTTCGATTTTGATTCGTTATTCATTACAAAACCGGAATGTTTATTGTTTCCATAGTTAGTGCGTATAGGAATCAGCACAAAATGGTGGTCGGCTCCTTAAAATATTACTTGAATTGTGGAAACTGGAAAAGCTAATTTGCTGTTGAGTCGCTAAAGCCTCGTCTTTCTTTCCTTTCCCTTTCCACGAAAACGTAATGGAATAGGAAAATGACGCACATAAGATCTCGAAGCCGACACAATGCCATGTCTGAAAACATCGAAAGCCCAAAACGGTAATGACAAAGTGAAAAACTTTTCGTATTCTttagatataaaaataaaattcgatTCCTCTGTTTTTCTGACGTTTGTCTTTGGCAGGTAAGTCCCTCGTTCAAGTGTACGTGAGTGTGTATTCTTCGCTTCTCTCGTCTCTCTTCCTCATATCGGTGGATTCGTTACCTTTTTGCTTTATCTAGATATTAATAAAGGTTCTtcctttatctctctctctccgcgtCGAGTTCGTGTTTTATCTATCTGTTTCTCTCTCACGTTTCATGATCTGTTAATCAAAACCCATTAATAGATTCTCCACGCTTAACAAACCCAATCtcttaaaaatttgataaaaaccCACCTGATCGTTTTACTCTGTTTTTGATCCACTTCCTCTGTTTTTGATCCGgttcctctgtttttttctcTGAGTTCCAGGTTTCACCTGATTGATGGGATTCTCCTTCTCCTCAATCCGTTATGGCTACTTGAGAATCacattcctcctcctcctctcttatATCCTCTTCAGCGTCATCGCAACCCCTGTTGATTCCAGCGTCCTCAAACCCAAAACAGAGCATGATGGCTGCAGCGCCCTGAAGCACTTTCACGACTACCAATCAAAGTGCGCGTACCTGCAAACCATCGACCCTTGCGCGAGCCAAGGCTTCGTCGATTACCTCTCCTTACTCTATTGCAACTTCGAAAAGTTTCCACTTTTGGGCCAATCCCTCCTCTTCCTCTGGCTCCTCGCTCTGTTCTACGTCTTGGGCCACACTGCCTCCGAGTATTTCTGCTCATCTCTTGAGTCTCTCTCGAAGCTTCTCAACCTATCCCCAACCGTCGCCGGCGTGACGCTTCTCTCGCTCGGCAACGGGGCTCCTGATCTGTTCGCGAGTTTGGTCTCTTTCATGGGGGAAGACTCGAAGGGCACTTACGACGTTGGTCTCAACACTGTTGTTGGAGGCTCTTCTTTCGTCACGTGCGTTGTGGTTGGGATTATAAGCATCTCGTTGCGTAGTAGAGGGGTTAGAATCGAGAGGTCTGCCTTTATTAGAGACGTTTGCTTCTTCTGTGCGGCGATTGGCTCCTTGGGTTTGATTTTGGTTTATGGGAAAATCAACTTCTGGGGCGCTCTTGGGTTCTGTTCGTTGTACGCTGTTTATGTCGCGTTTGTGTATCTTTCTTGGAGGTTTGGTGGTGAAGGTGGTGAATTTGATCTTGAGTCGGTTCATAAGCGTGTGAGTCTTAGTGAACCAATCTTGCAAAGAGAGGATGTTGATGAAGAGCATCGTAGTAATGTCGCTGATGATGATCATCAGCGACATTACTACTGGAAGTTGGTGGTTTGGGTTATGACTTTACCTATCTACCTACCAAGGAGATTGACTATTCCTGTTGTTAGTGAAGCCAAATGGTCTAAACCATTAGCTGTTACCTCGGTCACACTTGCTCCGGTTCTGTTATCGTTTCTCTGGAACTGGAAGTGTAGTCCGACCAGTTTTGAGGCGGTTATTGTTTACCTAACCGGGTGTTTAGTCGGTATAGTTCTCGGTCTCACTGCATTAGCCACGACGAAGATGTCAAACCCGCCAAAGAAATGGTTATTACCTTGGTTAGCAGGAGGATTTGTTATGAGCATGACATGGAGTTACATCTCAGCGCAAGAGCTAGTCGCGCTTCTAACTTCACTAGGTTATATTTTCGGGGTAAGCCCGTCGATCTTAGGCCTCACGGTCCTCGCGTGGGGGAACTCTATAGGAGATCTTATAACAAACGTGACGATGGCGCTGCACGATGGTGACGAAGGAGCTCAAGTGGCTGTATCGGGTTGTTACGCGGGCCCAATCTTTAATACGTTGTTTGCTCTTGGGATATCGCTTGTGGGATGCGCGTGGGAGGTTTATCCGTTGAGTATTGTGATAAAGACGGATCCTCGTTTGCTGGAGAGTCTTGGGTTTCTGGTGGTAGGACTGGTTTGGTCGTTCTTGGTTCTGTTTAGTAACCGGATGAGGCTTGGTGGTGTGATGGGGGTAGGGCTTTTGGTTATCTACTTGGCTTCATTGTCTATAAGGATTGTACAAACAGTTGGAGATTCTTACTAACATTTGATTTTCAACTCACAGTTTCATACGTATAATATAACCATGGATTTGTACAATGCAGTATGGATAGCTTATTATGTATACCTCGGGTATGGGATATACATTGTATGTATATAAATAGAGTTATGGAATTCAAATTGAGTAGCTAGAATTTTAATGCAAATTGACTGAAAGAGACAAGTGTTGTTGTCGATTCCACttaactccttttttttttgttcacaccACTAGCTCCTTCAATACTGGGATTTAAATGGACTACAGTGATTCTTCCcttcatgaaaaaatatatacattatgtGTGGGCATGTATTAACTTCATCCTCATGCATGAGTAGAGATTTTTGAGTATCTGACACGAATTAAAATTGAGTTAATTATTAGAGCATCTCAAAAAAGAaattctattttgaagtttccaaaacattatatttaaagtttaaaggtgttattttcaaaaaaaaaacttcaaactcaacttcaaaactatttgtattttgtaatatggtttttatatttgtcataacaaatttgaattcataaaacttttataaataactagcacatatataaacatatcacAACAATAGTAATTAATGAAATAttctactaaaatataaaataaataaataaaaataacttaattaatattaaacttgaagcaaaataccatattattccataaatgTGGATTATAGGGactaaaatgcaaataaaaatatgaaatttcaaaCTTAAAGTTTTGAGTAGTAAAACTTCAATTATAGAGTTTCACtcatcaaaatttcaaatttgaagttttgaagtttctttttggagagcaaaaaaacttcatatttgcgTGTTTTATCCAGTGTCGTAATGTTTCTTTTAATATACGGGAGATATGCAAAATCATAACCGAATACACTGTCTGACTGGGCCTATAAAGCCCATATACACAAGACGCGACATTACCAACTCACTCCCTAGTTTAGGTTCAAGTGAGACGGTCTTGTTGTTGTGTAATAAATACGGAACTTCTGAGGGTAAGTAAGAATAGTAAACAATtcgattttattataaaaatctcTCTCTGAAGATGGAGGAGAGTCATAACCCTAATTCCCATGAGCGTCTCAAATCCTGGTCGGAGCTCCCTTCAGATCTCCTGTACTCGCTGCTTGAACGCCTGAGCTTTACCGACTTCCGACGAGCTAAATCCGTGTGTAGGTCCTGGTACTCCGCTTCGAGACAATGCGTGCCCAAAAACAATCACATCCCTTGGCTGCTCCTTTTCCCCGAAGATAACAACAGTTGCTGCACCTTGTTTAATCCCGCGGAGAAAGACAAACTCTACAGGACGCATGATCTGGATTTGGTGCTCCCGAGGATATTTTGTTTAAAGACGTGTGGAAGCTGGCTCTTGATGCGAAACCGTTCGAGTAATCTCTACCTTGTGAATCTCTTCACCAAGGAGAGGATCAATCTACCTCCTGTGGAGTCACAGGTCGGAACGACAAAGTTGGAGCGGACGGTAGTTGGGTTTCGCATTACATGTCCCGACGGAAGCAAGCCGGGTAAACCTATGCACATACGATCCCCTGTGGTTTGGATCGACGAGAAAACCAAAGATTATCTTGTTTCGTGGGGACTTGGAACCTGTTGTGTGGTCTATTCCAAGAAAGGAGATAACTCGTGGACTCAAATCCCGGAAGCATTAGATTGTTGTGACATGGTTTACAAGGATCACAAGCTTTACTTCTTTAGTTATTCCCGTGATCTGAGGATCTATGATTTTTCGGGAGAGGCTCCGCGAGAAATCTTTTGGTGTAGATGTGTTTATGTCGAAAGATTTGCCTACGATGGTGGTGGTCCCAGACGTCCTCATGTAACTAACAGAAAGAGACTTGTAGTCACAAAACTTGTAGTCACGGTGACTGGAGATGTCCTCAAGGTTGAAACATACTTAATACCTAAGTCTAGAATCTGGTCATTCCGTCTCTTCAAAGTTTGTTCATCAGGTGACTTTAAACGAGTTCATTCCTTGGGGGACGAGTCAATGCTTCTGGCTCTTGGCATCACTGTGCTCGCCAACAACTATGAGGGCATCCGTAGAAACTCCATCTATTTCAATGCTAGTCATAATATCACAAGTGATATCTTTCTCTTCAATCTCGAGACGCGGAAGATGGAGCAACTACACAAATTTGATTGCTCCTCTGATCAACTCTCTGGAAATCGATGGTTCTTACCAAGTTTCACACAGGCAGTTGTGGCATGATTGACCTAAACTATGTTTCCTTCCCTCTTCAATATATTGTTTTACTCAAATCAATAATGACTACATCCTAGTTAGGCATGGGCATTCACTTGTTGCTCGGGTAATACTTGCTATTTGACTCGGCTTCTAAGTAATAAATCCCCAAATCTTACTAGTTgcaaatataaatcaaataccAAGTACCacaatttctttttaatatttgactCATTACTTAATTTATTACTTTTggtttaaaatatgtattacccattaaaaatatttattttactgctgatattgtaataaaaatcaaaaataatattagtttttaaGTATTTGATGTAATATGTACCTATTTCAAGTGAGTCATATATATGTACTAAATCAAATTACTTGAACGAATTAAACAGAATTATAagtatatgaaaataaaaaaaaagtatttattttatgtttaattgtACTTATAAGTTTTGGTACATttaatttaaaagttataaacataaataaacaagTATCAAATATTACCAAGTAACTTgaaagtatttaaaatataggCAAGTACTTGACTAACTAAGTACTTGATCGAATCAAGTACAAGTACAAGCAAAAAATTCTAATACTTTCACTAGGTAAATCAATTAGCGGGTAAAGCGAATTAGGTATAGTATTGCTGTTTTTATGCAAAAGtagataaattaaattaaaatcagTAATTTCTTAATAGATGTACAGAAACTTTAAACATCAACTAGGTCTTGACCACAAATTATTGTTcacatatatacaaatattaatgtttatactccaattttttgattaaattgtaaatatttgtGTTATCCTCTAATTCTATAATAGATATTATTTCAcgttatttagcaaaaaaaaaatctaaatcacTAAATATTAGGATAAATGTGTTGAGAGGTGTATGTGTGAGAATATGGTATTTCGTAGCTTTAGTTGAAGCCTTGAAGGTGTGTATATAGTTTCACTCTAGATTTTAGGAATATATAGTACTATCTAGATAAATTTTaatctattatattttctttaatgaTTTCAGTTAATATGATAAAGATTTTTGTGAGATATGCTTAGAATATCTAGATATCAAACAATTTGTTAGAGATTAAACTGATCGGTTATAAATATTTTCCTTGAGAACTGTAAAAACGATTTGATATTAGTATTCCAAAACAGCCAAACACACATATGTACaatataaaaatctaattttagcTAAAAAGTGTTAAATAGTTAATAAGACGATCATATAATTAAAGGAGAAATTTTCTAGGATatcatttttaaagtttttgtcaataaaataattttttataaagattttattaaaaaatatttttatcttaggattaactaatttaGAATTAGGGTTTTGAGTTAAGAAAGAGTTTAAGGATAGAATTTCaagttttaaaaaacaaaaaataaatactataaattttaaaataaaaaaaaagatattttagtcatttctttttttgatggctatttttacgacaaaaacttaaaaatagttaaCAAGAGAATTGTTTTGCTCGACCCATCCATAGTTTTAATAGTCTTggta comes from Brassica rapa cultivar Chiifu-401-42 chromosome A02, CAAS_Brap_v3.01, whole genome shotgun sequence and encodes:
- the LOC103851252 gene encoding cation/calcium exchanger 2, yielding MGFSFSSIRYGYLRITFLLLLSYILFSVIATPVDSSVLKPKTEHDGCSALKHFHDYQSKCAYLQTIDPCASQGFVDYLSLLYCNFEKFPLLGQSLLFLWLLALFYVLGHTASEYFCSSLESLSKLLNLSPTVAGVTLLSLGNGAPDLFASLVSFMGEDSKGTYDVGLNTVVGGSSFVTCVVVGIISISLRSRGVRIERSAFIRDVCFFCAAIGSLGLILVYGKINFWGALGFCSLYAVYVAFVYLSWRFGGEGGEFDLESVHKRVSLSEPILQREDVDEEHRSNVADDDHQRHYYWKLVVWVMTLPIYLPRRLTIPVVSEAKWSKPLAVTSVTLAPVLLSFLWNWKCSPTSFEAVIVYLTGCLVGIVLGLTALATTKMSNPPKKWLLPWLAGGFVMSMTWSYISAQELVALLTSLGYIFGVSPSILGLTVLAWGNSIGDLITNVTMALHDGDEGAQVAVSGCYAGPIFNTLFALGISLVGCAWEVYPLSIVIKTDPRLLESLGFLVVGLVWSFLVLFSNRMRLGGVMGVGLLVIYLASLSIRIVQTVGDSY
- the LOC103851134 gene encoding probable F-box protein At4g22165: MEESHNPNSHERLKSWSELPSDLLYSLLERLSFTDFRRAKSVCRSWYSASRQCVPKNNHIPWLLLFPEDNNSCCTLFNPAEKDKLYRTHDLDLVLPRIFCLKTCGSWLLMRNRSSNLYLVNLFTKERINLPPVESQVGTTKLERTVVGFRITCPDGSKPGKPMHIRSPVVWIDEKTKDYLVSWGLGTCCVVYSKKGDNSWTQIPEALDCCDMVYKDHKLYFFSYSRDLRIYDFSGEAPREIFWCRCVYVERFAYDGGGPRRPHVTNRKRLVVTKLVVTVTGDVLKVETYLIPKSRIWSFRLFKVCSSGDFKRVHSLGDESMLLALGITVLANNYEGIRRNSIYFNASHNITSDIFLFNLETRKMEQLHKFDCSSDQLSGNRWFLPSFTQAVVA